From a single Populus trichocarpa isolate Nisqually-1 chromosome 17, P.trichocarpa_v4.1, whole genome shotgun sequence genomic region:
- the LOC7496633 gene encoding uncharacterized protein LOC7496633 isoform X1 codes for MAGLSLKCGDCGASLRSVQEAQDHAELTSHSNFSESTEAVLNLVCATCDKPCRSKTESDLHTKRTGHSEFTDKTAEAAEPISLEVPKATPMDANEPAADASTSTQPEEMVAPEVDKKILEELEAMGFPTARATRALHYSGNAGLEAAVNWVVEHENDPDIDEMPMVPVNSNAEASKPSLTPEEVKQKAQELRERARKKKEEEEKIVEREREKERIRIGKELLEAKRIEEENERKRLMALRKAEKEEEKRAREKIRQKLEEDKAERRRKLGLPPEDPATVKPSAPVVEEKKSMLPVRPATKQEQMRECLRSLKQNHKDDDAKVKRAFQTLLTYVGNVAKNPGEEKFRKIRLNNQTFQDRVGSLEGGIRFLELCGFEKIESDEFFFLARDKVDMAVLNSAGSELTSAINNPFFGVL; via the exons atggCGGGATTGTCACTGAAGTGCGGGGACTGCGGGGCTTCATTGAGGTCCGTACAAGAGGCACAAGATCACGCCGAGCTGACCTCTCACTCCAATTTCTCTGAATCCACTGAAGCCGTTCTCAATCTCGTCTGCGCCACTTGCGACAAACCCTGCCGTTCCAAAACA GAAAGCGATTTGCACACGAAGAGAACAGGTCACTCTGAGTTTACGGATAAGACCGCCGAGGCTGCAGAACCGATAAGCTTAGAGGTTCCGAAGGCGACGCCAATGGATGCTAATGAGCCTGCTGCTGATGCAAGCACTAGTACCCAGCCTGAAG AAATGGTTGCTCCAGAGGTTGACAAAAAAATCCTTGAGGAACTGGAAGCAATGGGTTTCCCAACAGCAAGGGCAACCAGGGCACTTCATTATTCTG GAAATGCTGGTCTTGAGGCTGCGGTAAATTGGGTAGTTGAGCATGAGAATGACCCAGACATAGATGAAATGCCCATG GTACCTGTCAACTCCAATGCTGAGGCTTCTAAACCTTCTTTGACCCCAGAAGAAGTGAAGCAAAAAGCACAAGAACTGAG GGAGCGTGCAcgcaagaagaaagaagaggaagagaagatagtggaaagagaaagggaaaag GAGAGGATTCGAATTGGCAAGGAACTCCTGGAAGCAAAgcgaattgaagaagaaaatgaaagaaagcg ATTGATGGCCCTGCGGAAGGCagaaaaagaggaagagaagagagcCAGGGAAAAAATTCGTCAGAAATTGGAAGAGGACAAG GCAGAACGAAGAAGGAAGCTTGGACTGCCACCAGAAGATCCTGCAACTGTAAAACCTTCTGCACCTGTTGTGGAGGAGAAAAAG AGCATGTTGCCTGTTAGGCCTGCCACAAAGCAAGAGCAAATGAGAGAATGCTTGCGATCTCTTAAGCAGAACCACAAG GATGATGATGCTAAAGTGAAGAGAGCATTCCAGACTCTCCTAACTTACGTAGGGAATGTTGCCAAAAACCCTGGTGAGGAGAAGTTCAGAAAAATAAGACTCAATAATCAAACCTTCCAG GATAGAGTTGGTTCACTCGAAGGAGGCATTAGGTTTCTTGAGCTGTGTGGGTTTGAGAAAATTGAAAGCGACGAGTTCTTTTTTCTTGCTAGGGACAAGGTGGACATGGCAGTATTGAACTCAGCTGGATCTGAGCTGACCTCTGCAATAAATAATCCGTTCTTTGGAGTCCTCTAA
- the LOC7496633 gene encoding uncharacterized protein LOC7496633 isoform X2, with protein MAGLSLKCGDCGASLRSVQEAQDHAELTSHSNFSESTEAVLNLVCATCDKPCRSKTESDLHTKRTGHSEFTDKTAEAAEPISLEVPKATPMDANEPAADASTSTEMVAPEVDKKILEELEAMGFPTARATRALHYSGNAGLEAAVNWVVEHENDPDIDEMPMVPVNSNAEASKPSLTPEEVKQKAQELRERARKKKEEEEKIVEREREKERIRIGKELLEAKRIEEENERKRLMALRKAEKEEEKRAREKIRQKLEEDKAERRRKLGLPPEDPATVKPSAPVVEEKKSMLPVRPATKQEQMRECLRSLKQNHKDDDAKVKRAFQTLLTYVGNVAKNPGEEKFRKIRLNNQTFQDRVGSLEGGIRFLELCGFEKIESDEFFFLARDKVDMAVLNSAGSELTSAINNPFFGVL; from the exons atggCGGGATTGTCACTGAAGTGCGGGGACTGCGGGGCTTCATTGAGGTCCGTACAAGAGGCACAAGATCACGCCGAGCTGACCTCTCACTCCAATTTCTCTGAATCCACTGAAGCCGTTCTCAATCTCGTCTGCGCCACTTGCGACAAACCCTGCCGTTCCAAAACA GAAAGCGATTTGCACACGAAGAGAACAGGTCACTCTGAGTTTACGGATAAGACCGCCGAGGCTGCAGAACCGATAAGCTTAGAGGTTCCGAAGGCGACGCCAATGGATGCTAATGAGCCTGCTGCTGATGCAAGCACTAGTAC AGAAATGGTTGCTCCAGAGGTTGACAAAAAAATCCTTGAGGAACTGGAAGCAATGGGTTTCCCAACAGCAAGGGCAACCAGGGCACTTCATTATTCTG GAAATGCTGGTCTTGAGGCTGCGGTAAATTGGGTAGTTGAGCATGAGAATGACCCAGACATAGATGAAATGCCCATG GTACCTGTCAACTCCAATGCTGAGGCTTCTAAACCTTCTTTGACCCCAGAAGAAGTGAAGCAAAAAGCACAAGAACTGAG GGAGCGTGCAcgcaagaagaaagaagaggaagagaagatagtggaaagagaaagggaaaag GAGAGGATTCGAATTGGCAAGGAACTCCTGGAAGCAAAgcgaattgaagaagaaaatgaaagaaagcg ATTGATGGCCCTGCGGAAGGCagaaaaagaggaagagaagagagcCAGGGAAAAAATTCGTCAGAAATTGGAAGAGGACAAG GCAGAACGAAGAAGGAAGCTTGGACTGCCACCAGAAGATCCTGCAACTGTAAAACCTTCTGCACCTGTTGTGGAGGAGAAAAAG AGCATGTTGCCTGTTAGGCCTGCCACAAAGCAAGAGCAAATGAGAGAATGCTTGCGATCTCTTAAGCAGAACCACAAG GATGATGATGCTAAAGTGAAGAGAGCATTCCAGACTCTCCTAACTTACGTAGGGAATGTTGCCAAAAACCCTGGTGAGGAGAAGTTCAGAAAAATAAGACTCAATAATCAAACCTTCCAG GATAGAGTTGGTTCACTCGAAGGAGGCATTAGGTTTCTTGAGCTGTGTGGGTTTGAGAAAATTGAAAGCGACGAGTTCTTTTTTCTTGCTAGGGACAAGGTGGACATGGCAGTATTGAACTCAGCTGGATCTGAGCTGACCTCTGCAATAAATAATCCGTTCTTTGGAGTCCTCTAA